Proteins from a genomic interval of Clostridium taeniosporum:
- a CDS encoding restriction endonuclease subunit S yields MSKTPKLRFPEFSGVWEEKKLGNEFQLSSGSTPSKANKEYFNGDNYWVTSGELKKKYIKSTIDKISDNAIKECNLKKYPSGTFVIAIYGLEASGTRGSCSILKSDATISQACMAFKPKGKVSNEFLYYWYIKHGEKIGIKYAQGTKQQNLNSDLVGDIKITIPYKEEQQKIANFFSLIDKKIEKQQEKVKALKDYKKGMMQKIFSREIRFKGDNGEEYPEWEEKKLMDIAECLDNRRKPLNSNERSIIQGNIPYYGANGVVDFVNKYIFNEDIILLAEDGGNFDDFATKPIAQLVKGKSWINNHAHVLKAKYNTDFLFYSLVHKDIRKYINGTSRAKLNKSDMLDILVKMPKSLDEQVKISKFLEKIYTKLEKEQEKLDSLNEWKKGLLQQMFV; encoded by the coding sequence ATGAGTAAGACACCAAAGTTGAGATTCCCTGAGTTTAGTGGGGTGTGGGAAGAAAAGAAATTAGGTAATGAGTTTCAATTGTCTTCTGGAAGCACTCCTAGTAAAGCAAATAAAGAATATTTTAATGGAGACAATTATTGGGTAACTAGTGGTGAACTTAAAAAGAAGTATATCAAATCTACTATAGATAAAATTTCCGATAATGCTATAAAAGAATGCAATCTAAAAAAATATCCATCTGGAACATTTGTAATTGCAATATACGGATTAGAAGCAAGTGGAACAAGAGGAAGTTGTTCTATATTAAAATCAGATGCTACTATAAGTCAAGCTTGTATGGCGTTCAAACCTAAAGGTAAAGTATCTAATGAATTTTTATATTATTGGTATATAAAGCATGGTGAAAAAATAGGCATAAAGTATGCTCAAGGTACAAAACAACAAAATCTAAATAGTGATTTAGTCGGAGATATAAAAATAACTATACCTTATAAAGAAGAACAACAAAAAATAGCAAACTTCTTCTCTCTAATAGATAAAAAAATAGAAAAGCAACAAGAAAAAGTTAAAGCTCTTAAAGATTATAAAAAAGGTATGATGCAGAAGATATTTTCTAGGGAGATAAGATTTAAGGGGGATAATGGGGAAGAGTATCCGGAGTGGGAAGAAAAGAAGCTTATGGATATAGCTGAGTGTTTAGATAATAGAAGAAAGCCTTTAAATTCTAATGAACGAAGTATTATACAAGGTAATATACCTTATTATGGTGCAAATGGTGTAGTAGATTTTGTTAATAAATATATTTTTAACGAAGATATAATACTACTTGCAGAAGATGGTGGTAATTTTGATGATTTCGCAACAAAACCAATTGCTCAGCTTGTGAAAGGAAAATCATGGATTAATAATCATGCACATGTTTTAAAAGCTAAATATAATACAGATTTTTTATTTTATTCTTTAGTTCATAAAGATATACGAAAATATATTAATGGAACAAGCAGAGCAAAATTAAACAAGTCTGACATGTTAGATATTTTAGTAAAGATGCCAAAGTCTTTAGATGAACAAGTTAAAATTTCAAAATTTTTAGAAAAAATATATACAAAGCTTGAAAAAGAACAAGAAAAGCTAGATTCTTTAAATGAGTGGAAAAAAGGGTTACTTCAACAGATGTTTGTTTAA
- a CDS encoding type I restriction-modification system subunit M: protein MSVSEKQQEQQANLHTRLWAIANDLRGNMEANEFKNYILGLIFYRYLSEKVENRAKNLLKEDNISYEEAWADEEYREGLQEELVNEIGYFIEPKDLFSKLLKEIEDGNFDIEMLQGAINDITESTIGHESQDDFDHLFDDMDLVSTKLGRDVKSRSKLIAKVMGNISEIDFSHEDSEIDVLGDAYEYLISQFAANAGKKAGEFYTPQQVSKILAKIVTLGKKDLKSVYDPTCGSGSLLLRVSKEANVRKFYGQELTSTTYNLARMNMLLHDVSYQEFDIRNDDTLENPKHTDMRFDAVVANPPYSAKWSADSKFLDDERFSSYGKLAPKSKADFAFIEHMIYQLDDKGIMAVVLPHGVLFRGAAEGVIRQYLIKEKNYLDAVIGLPANIFFGTSIPTVILIFKKCRENSDNILFIDASNEFEKGKNQNMLKDEHVDKIINTFAKRETIDKYSYVAQMKEIEENDYNLNIPRYVDTFEEEEPIDIEATKLKIEKIDEEIADIDKELEVFLKELGM from the coding sequence ATGTCAGTAAGTGAAAAACAACAAGAACAACAAGCAAATTTACATACAAGATTATGGGCTATAGCCAATGATTTAAGAGGAAACATGGAAGCTAATGAATTTAAAAATTACATATTAGGACTTATATTCTATCGTTATCTTTCAGAGAAGGTTGAAAATAGAGCTAAAAATCTTTTAAAAGAAGATAATATTTCTTATGAAGAAGCTTGGGCAGATGAAGAATATAGAGAAGGACTACAAGAAGAATTAGTAAATGAAATAGGATACTTTATAGAGCCTAAGGACTTATTTTCTAAATTATTAAAGGAAATAGAAGATGGAAACTTTGATATAGAAATGCTTCAAGGTGCTATAAATGATATTACAGAATCAACTATAGGACATGAAAGCCAAGATGATTTTGACCATTTATTTGATGATATGGATTTAGTATCTACAAAGCTTGGTAGAGATGTTAAGTCACGTTCAAAGCTTATAGCTAAGGTTATGGGAAATATATCTGAAATAGATTTTTCTCATGAAGATAGTGAAATTGATGTATTAGGTGATGCTTATGAATATTTAATATCTCAATTTGCAGCAAATGCAGGAAAGAAAGCAGGGGAATTCTATACACCTCAACAAGTTTCAAAGATTTTAGCTAAAATTGTTACTTTAGGAAAGAAAGATTTAAAGAGTGTATATGATCCAACTTGTGGTTCTGGTTCACTTCTTTTAAGAGTTTCTAAAGAAGCTAATGTACGTAAATTCTATGGTCAAGAATTAACTTCAACTACTTATAACTTAGCTCGTATGAATATGCTACTTCATGATGTATCATATCAAGAATTTGACATAAGAAATGATGATACATTAGAAAATCCAAAACATACAGACATGAGATTTGATGCAGTGGTAGCTAATCCTCCTTATTCAGCTAAATGGAGTGCTGATAGTAAATTCTTAGATGATGAAAGATTTAGTTCTTATGGAAAACTAGCACCAAAGTCAAAAGCAGATTTTGCATTTATAGAGCATATGATTTATCAATTAGATGATAAAGGAATAATGGCAGTTGTACTTCCTCATGGAGTATTATTTAGAGGAGCAGCAGAAGGAGTAATAAGACAATATTTAATAAAAGAAAAGAACTACTTAGATGCAGTAATAGGACTTCCAGCAAATATATTCTTTGGAACTTCAATACCAACAGTTATATTAATATTTAAAAAGTGTAGAGAAAATAGTGATAACATACTATTTATAGATGCTTCAAATGAATTTGAAAAAGGCAAAAATCAAAATATGCTTAAAGATGAGCATGTAGATAAGATAATAAATACCTTTGCAAAAAGAGAAACAATAGATAAATATTCTTACGTTGCCCAAATGAAAGAAATAGAAGAAAATGACTACAATTTAAATATCCCAAGATACGTAGATACTTTTGAAGAAGAAGAACCAATTGATATTGAAGCTACTAAATTAAAGATAGAAAAGATAGATGAAGAGATAGCTGACATTGATAAAGAACTTGAAGTCTTCTTAAAAGAACTTGGAATGTAG
- a CDS encoding AAA family ATPase: MLIQFNFKNFKSFKDDTSLDMTATSITEHPYNLINYGDEKYIKSAAIYGANASGKSSVLEAFKFMQNWIIFSFKESAENKDIPIKRFAFDSEALKEPAEFEVFFKFNNNEYQYGFSLDNKKIHDEWLYLKKPHSKDKYITLFERSDGEIDCNSKLLEGAENFIPMVEDKTLFISIISNAKIPYARDVFEWFLTPVIDYGDITFEHYLTKKNSPSIENEKYQNELVKFLNAIDINIDDIIVEKPETENDELKIYTKHLMNDKKTYYKMPLSEESSGTQKMFALFYYLHVALELGMPIFIDELDAKLHPLLLRYILTMFHDENINKNGAQLIYVTHDNYTLTRDIFRRDQIWFVEKDSDSVSHLYSLAEYKTEDDKKVRKDASYNKDYLLGKYGSVPILRGYDMWGNNNGKTK, from the coding sequence ATGCTAATACAATTTAATTTTAAAAATTTTAAATCATTTAAAGATGATACAAGTTTAGATATGACTGCAACCTCTATTACAGAACACCCTTATAATTTAATAAATTATGGAGATGAAAAATATATTAAAAGTGCTGCTATATACGGAGCAAATGCAAGTGGAAAAAGTTCTGTACTTGAAGCTTTTAAGTTTATGCAAAATTGGATTATTTTTTCTTTTAAAGAATCTGCAGAAAATAAAGATATTCCAATTAAAAGATTTGCTTTTGATAGTGAAGCTTTAAAAGAACCTGCTGAATTTGAAGTATTTTTTAAATTTAATAATAACGAATATCAATATGGTTTTTCATTAGATAACAAAAAAATTCATGACGAATGGCTTTATCTAAAAAAGCCACATAGCAAAGATAAGTATATTACTTTATTTGAAAGATCTGATGGAGAAATAGACTGTAATTCTAAATTATTAGAAGGTGCAGAAAACTTTATTCCTATGGTAGAAGATAAAACTTTATTTATTTCTATAATTTCAAATGCTAAAATTCCTTATGCAAGAGATGTATTTGAATGGTTTTTAACTCCTGTTATAGATTATGGAGATATAACTTTTGAACATTACTTAACAAAAAAGAATTCACCCTCTATTGAAAATGAAAAATATCAAAATGAATTAGTCAAATTCTTAAATGCCATAGATATAAATATAGATGATATTATTGTAGAAAAACCTGAAACTGAAAATGATGAGCTTAAAATTTATACAAAACATTTAATGAATGATAAAAAAACTTACTACAAGATGCCACTTTCAGAGGAATCAAGTGGTACTCAAAAAATGTTTGCACTCTTTTATTATTTACATGTTGCATTAGAGTTAGGAATGCCAATATTTATAGATGAGCTTGATGCAAAGCTTCATCCATTACTTTTAAGATATATATTAACCATGTTCCATGATGAAAATATAAATAAAAATGGTGCTCAACTTATATATGTTACTCATGACAACTACACTTTGACTAGGGATATCTTTAGACGTGATCAAATATGGTTTGTTGAAAAAGATTCTGATTCAGTATCTCATTTATATTCTTTAGCTGAATATAAAACAGAAGATGATAAAAAGGTTAGAAAAGATGCTTCTTACAATAAAGATTACCTTCTTGGAAAATATGGTTCTGTTCCTATTTTAAGAGGTTACGATATGTGGGGTAATAATAATGGCAAAACTAAATAG